One segment of Mycobacterium spongiae DNA contains the following:
- a CDS encoding bifunctional methylenetetrahydrofolate dehydrogenase/methenyltetrahydrofolate cyclohydrolase has translation MGAITLDGKATRDEIFVDLKQRVAALSASGSASHRTPGLGTILVGDDPGSRAYVRGKHADCAKVGITSIRRDLPADISQATLNETIDELNANPECTGYIVQLPLPKHLDENAALERVDPSKDADGLHPTNLGRLVLNTPAPLPCTPRGIVHLLRRYDVGIAGAHVVVIGRGVTVGRPLGLLLTRRSENATVTLCHTGTRDLSALTRQADIIVAAVGVPQLLTADMVRAGAAVVDVGVSRTEDGLVGDVHPDVWEVAGHVSPNPGGVGPLTRAFLLANVVGLAEQR, from the coding sequence GTGGGCGCAATCACGCTGGACGGCAAGGCTACCCGCGACGAGATCTTCGTCGACTTGAAGCAACGGGTGGCGGCTCTGAGTGCGTCGGGGTCCGCGTCGCACCGTACGCCGGGATTGGGCACCATCCTCGTGGGCGACGACCCCGGGTCGCGGGCCTACGTCCGCGGCAAGCACGCCGATTGCGCCAAGGTGGGGATCACGTCCATCCGGCGTGACCTGCCCGCTGACATCAGCCAGGCCACGCTCAACGAGACCATCGACGAACTCAATGCCAACCCGGAGTGCACCGGCTACATCGTGCAACTGCCGCTGCCGAAGCATTTGGACGAGAATGCGGCCCTGGAGAGAGTCGACCCGAGCAAGGACGCCGACGGGCTGCACCCGACCAATCTCGGCCGGCTGGTCCTCAACACCCCGGCGCCGCTGCCGTGCACTCCACGCGGCATCGTGCACCTGCTGCGCCGCTACGACGTCGGGATCGCCGGCGCACACGTCGTTGTCATCGGCCGCGGGGTGACGGTCGGTCGCCCCCTGGGGCTGTTGCTCACTCGGCGATCCGAGAACGCGACCGTCACGTTGTGCCACACCGGAACCCGCGACCTGTCGGCGCTGACCAGGCAAGCTGACATCATCGTGGCCGCGGTCGGCGTGCCGCAGCTGCTGACCGCCGACATGGTGCGCGCCGGCGCCGCGGTCGTCGACGTCGGTGTCAGCCGCACCGAGGACGGGCTGGTCGGCGACGTGCATCCCGACGTCTGGGAGGTTGCCGGTCACGTGTCGCCCAACCCCGGCGGCGTCGGCCCGCTGACCCGAGCGTTCCTGCTGGCCAATGTCGTCGGGCTGGCCGAGCAGCGATGA
- a CDS encoding DUF3017 domain-containing protein: MSLPAAMTRAVRAQWPVMLVGLIFAAAFALAGANFWRRGSLLIGIGVGVAATLRLVLSDDRAGLLAVRSRGIDVMTMTSVGAAMVYIAWTIDPLGTG, from the coding sequence ATGAGCTTGCCGGCCGCTATGACGCGCGCGGTGCGCGCCCAATGGCCTGTCATGCTGGTTGGGCTCATTTTCGCCGCGGCATTCGCGTTGGCGGGGGCCAATTTCTGGCGTCGCGGTTCCCTGCTGATCGGCATCGGTGTCGGAGTTGCAGCCACGCTCCGGCTGGTGTTGTCGGATGACCGGGCCGGTCTGTTGGCGGTGCGTAGCAGGGGAATCGACGTCATGACCATGACCTCGGTCGGCGCCGCGATGGTCTACATCGCGTGGACAATCGACCCGCTGGGCACGGGGTAA
- a CDS encoding NADH:flavin oxidoreductase, translating to MASDLAAAPDVLEPATLGPLTLRNRVIKAATFEARTPHALVTDDLIDYHRAPAAGGVGMTTVAYCAVSPGGRTGGEQIWMRPEAVPGLRRLTEAIHAEGAAVSAQIGHAGPVADARSNKAKALAPVRFFNPIAMRFAKKATRADIDDVMAAHANAARLAVDSGFDAVEIHLGHNYLASAFLSPLINRRSDEFGGSLQNRAKLARGVVMAVRRAVEKDGAGRIAVTAKLNMADGIRGGITVEEALTTARWLQDDGGLDALELTAGSSLVNPMYLFRGDAPVKEFAAVFKPPLRWGIRMTGNKFMREYPYHDAYLLRDARLFRAELSMPLILLGGITNRESMDLAMTEGFEFVAMARALLAEPDLINRIAADGTRHSVKSACTHCNRCMPTIYRHTHCVVTGAPG from the coding sequence ATGGCCTCTGACCTCGCCGCTGCCCCGGACGTGTTGGAGCCGGCCACGCTGGGACCGCTGACATTGCGCAACCGCGTCATCAAGGCCGCGACCTTCGAGGCGCGCACACCGCATGCGCTGGTGACCGACGACCTGATCGACTACCACCGAGCACCCGCCGCCGGCGGGGTCGGCATGACCACCGTCGCCTACTGCGCGGTCTCCCCCGGCGGCCGCACCGGCGGCGAGCAGATCTGGATGCGCCCGGAAGCGGTGCCGGGGCTGCGCCGGCTCACCGAGGCCATCCACGCGGAGGGCGCGGCGGTGAGCGCGCAGATCGGCCACGCCGGCCCGGTTGCCGATGCCCGGTCGAACAAAGCGAAGGCGTTGGCGCCGGTGCGGTTCTTCAATCCGATTGCGATGCGGTTCGCCAAGAAGGCGACCCGTGCGGACATCGATGACGTGATGGCCGCGCACGCCAACGCCGCTCGCCTGGCCGTCGACTCTGGTTTCGACGCCGTGGAAATTCATCTGGGGCACAACTATCTGGCGAGTGCTTTTCTGTCTCCGCTGATCAATCGGCGCAGCGACGAGTTCGGCGGGTCGCTGCAGAACCGAGCGAAATTGGCTCGAGGAGTGGTGATGGCCGTGCGCCGCGCGGTCGAGAAGGACGGGGCCGGTCGGATCGCGGTAACGGCCAAGCTCAATATGGCCGACGGCATCCGCGGTGGGATCACCGTCGAAGAGGCGTTGACCACCGCAAGGTGGCTGCAAGATGACGGCGGCCTGGATGCCCTCGAGCTGACCGCGGGCAGTTCGCTGGTCAACCCGATGTATCTGTTCCGCGGCGACGCGCCGGTCAAGGAGTTCGCGGCTGTCTTCAAGCCGCCGCTGCGCTGGGGTATCCGCATGACCGGCAACAAGTTTATGCGGGAGTACCCCTACCACGATGCCTACCTATTGCGCGATGCTCGGCTGTTTCGCGCCGAGCTGTCGATGCCGCTGATCCTGCTGGGCGGAATCACCAATCGCGAGTCCATGGATCTGGCGATGACCGAGGGTTTTGAGTTCGTCGCCATGGCGCGGGCATTGCTGGCCGAACCCGACCTGATCAATCGGATCGCCGCCGACGGCACGCGCCACAGCGTGAAATCAGCCTGCACACACTGCAATCGATGCATGCCCACGATCTACCGTCACACTCACTGCGTGGTCACCGGCGCGCCCGGTTGA